The proteins below are encoded in one region of Rhinolophus sinicus isolate RSC01 linkage group LG07, ASM3656204v1, whole genome shotgun sequence:
- the LOC109450018 gene encoding cytochrome P450 4F3 isoform X2 has translation MPQLSLSWLGLGPLAVSPWQLLLLVGASWLLACFLAWTYTFYDTCCRLRCFPQPPKRNWFWGHLGMVTINEEGLRLLEHLGRHFRDVQLWWIGPFYPVLRLVHPKFVAPVLQASATIAPKDMFFYNFMKPWLGDGLLLSAGDKWRHHRHLLTPAFHFEILKPYMKIFNKSADIMHAKWQRLASEGSARLDMFEHISLMTLDSLQKCVFSFDSNCQEKASEYIAAILELSALMTKRVQQIFLYMDFLYHLTLDGWRFRRACRLVHDFTDAVIQERRRTLLSQGSHDFLKAKAKTKTLDFIDVLLLAKDEDGKKLSDEDIRAEADTFMFEGHDTTASGLSWVLYNLAKHPEYQERCRQEVQELLRDREPKEIEWDDLTQLPFITMCIKESLRLHPPVTVISRRCTEDIKLPDGRVIPKGNTCVISIFGVHHNPSVWPNPEVYNPFRFDPEISQKRSPLAFIPFSAGPRNCIGQTFAMTEMKVVLALTLLRFRVLPDEAEPRRKPELILRTEDGLWLRVEPLSTGPQ, from the exons ATGCCGCAGCTGAGCCTGtcctggctgggcctggggccgCTGGCGGTCTCCCCATGGCAGCTCCTGCTACTGGTGGGGGCCTCCTGGCTCCTGGCCTGCTTCCTGGCCTGGACATACACCTTCTATGACACCTGCTGCCGCCTCCGATGTTTCCCGCAGCCCCCAAAGCGGAACTGGTTTTGGGGTCATCTGGGCATG GTGACGATCAATGAGGAGGGCTTACGTCTGTTGGAGCATCTGGGCCGCCACTTCCGTGATGTCCAACTCTGGTGGATTGGGCCCTTCTACCCTGTCCTGCGGCTCGTCCATCCTAAGTTTGTTGCCCCCGTGCTCCAGGCCTCAG CCACCATTGCACCCAAGGACATGTTTTTCTACAACTTCATGAAGCCCTGGCTGG GGGATGGGCTCCTGCTAAGTGCTGGTGACAAGTGGAGACACCACCGCCACCTGCTGACACCCGCCTTCCACTTTGAAATCTTGAAGCCTTATATGAAGATTTTCAACAAGAGTGCAGACATCATGCAT GCCAAGTGGCAACGTCTGGCCTCAGAAGGCAGCGCCCGTCTGGACATGTTTGAACACATCAGCCTCATGACCCTGGACAGTCTGCAGAAATGCGTCTTCAGTTTTGACAGCAATTGCCAGGA GAAAGCTAGTGAATACATTGCTGCCATCTTGGAGCTCAGTGCCCTCATGACTAAACGGGTCCAGCAGATCTTCCTGTACATGGATTTCCTGTACCACCTCACCCTTGATGGGTGGCGTTTCCGTAGGGCTTGTAGGCTGGTGCATGACTTCACAGATGCCGTCATCCAGGAGCGGCGCCGCACTCTCCTTAGTCAGGGTTCCCATGACTTCCTCAAGGCCAAGGCTAAGACCAAGACTTTGGACTTCATTGACGTGCTCCTGCTGGCCAAG GATGAAGATGGGAAGAAACTGTCAGATGAGGATATTCGAGCTGAGGCTGACACCTTCATGTTTGAGG GCCATGACACCACAGCCAGCGGCCTCTCCTGGGTCCTGTACAACCTCGCGAAACACCCAGAATACCAGGAGCGCTGCCGGCAGGAGGTGCAGGAGCTCCTGAGGGACCGTGAGCCTAAAGAGATTGAATG GGACGACCTGACCCAGTTGCCCTTCATAACCATGTGCATCAAGGAGAGTCTGCGCTTGCACCCCCCGGTGACGGTCATCTCCCGCCGCTGTACCGAGGACATTAAGCTCCCTGATGGCCGTGTCATCCCCAAAG GGAACACCTGTGTCATCAGCATCTTTGGGGTTCATCACAACCCGTCTGTCTGGCCAAACCCTGAG GTGTACAACCCCTTCCGCTTTGACCCAGAAATCTCCCAGAAGAGATCACCTCTggcttttattcctttctcagcGGGGCCCAG GAACTGCATCGGGCAGACCTTCGCCATGACCGAGATGAAGGTGGTCCTGGCACTCACCCTGCTGCGCTTCCGCGTCCTGCCAGATGAGGCGGAGCCGCGCAGGAAGCCGGAGCTCATCCTTAGAACCGAGGACGGACTTTGGCTGCGGGTGGAGCCGCTGAGCACCGGCCCTCAGTGA
- the LOC109450018 gene encoding cytochrome P450 4F3 isoform X1 encodes MVISWMPQLSLSWLGLGPLAVSPWQLLLLVGASWLLACFLAWTYTFYDTCCRLRCFPQPPKRNWFWGHLGMVTINEEGLRLLEHLGRHFRDVQLWWIGPFYPVLRLVHPKFVAPVLQASATIAPKDMFFYNFMKPWLGDGLLLSAGDKWRHHRHLLTPAFHFEILKPYMKIFNKSADIMHAKWQRLASEGSARLDMFEHISLMTLDSLQKCVFSFDSNCQEKASEYIAAILELSALMTKRVQQIFLYMDFLYHLTLDGWRFRRACRLVHDFTDAVIQERRRTLLSQGSHDFLKAKAKTKTLDFIDVLLLAKDEDGKKLSDEDIRAEADTFMFEGHDTTASGLSWVLYNLAKHPEYQERCRQEVQELLRDREPKEIEWDDLTQLPFITMCIKESLRLHPPVTVISRRCTEDIKLPDGRVIPKGNTCVISIFGVHHNPSVWPNPEVYNPFRFDPEISQKRSPLAFIPFSAGPRNCIGQTFAMTEMKVVLALTLLRFRVLPDEAEPRRKPELILRTEDGLWLRVEPLSTGPQ; translated from the exons ATGGTGATTTCCTG GATGCCGCAGCTGAGCCTGtcctggctgggcctggggccgCTGGCGGTCTCCCCATGGCAGCTCCTGCTACTGGTGGGGGCCTCCTGGCTCCTGGCCTGCTTCCTGGCCTGGACATACACCTTCTATGACACCTGCTGCCGCCTCCGATGTTTCCCGCAGCCCCCAAAGCGGAACTGGTTTTGGGGTCATCTGGGCATG GTGACGATCAATGAGGAGGGCTTACGTCTGTTGGAGCATCTGGGCCGCCACTTCCGTGATGTCCAACTCTGGTGGATTGGGCCCTTCTACCCTGTCCTGCGGCTCGTCCATCCTAAGTTTGTTGCCCCCGTGCTCCAGGCCTCAG CCACCATTGCACCCAAGGACATGTTTTTCTACAACTTCATGAAGCCCTGGCTGG GGGATGGGCTCCTGCTAAGTGCTGGTGACAAGTGGAGACACCACCGCCACCTGCTGACACCCGCCTTCCACTTTGAAATCTTGAAGCCTTATATGAAGATTTTCAACAAGAGTGCAGACATCATGCAT GCCAAGTGGCAACGTCTGGCCTCAGAAGGCAGCGCCCGTCTGGACATGTTTGAACACATCAGCCTCATGACCCTGGACAGTCTGCAGAAATGCGTCTTCAGTTTTGACAGCAATTGCCAGGA GAAAGCTAGTGAATACATTGCTGCCATCTTGGAGCTCAGTGCCCTCATGACTAAACGGGTCCAGCAGATCTTCCTGTACATGGATTTCCTGTACCACCTCACCCTTGATGGGTGGCGTTTCCGTAGGGCTTGTAGGCTGGTGCATGACTTCACAGATGCCGTCATCCAGGAGCGGCGCCGCACTCTCCTTAGTCAGGGTTCCCATGACTTCCTCAAGGCCAAGGCTAAGACCAAGACTTTGGACTTCATTGACGTGCTCCTGCTGGCCAAG GATGAAGATGGGAAGAAACTGTCAGATGAGGATATTCGAGCTGAGGCTGACACCTTCATGTTTGAGG GCCATGACACCACAGCCAGCGGCCTCTCCTGGGTCCTGTACAACCTCGCGAAACACCCAGAATACCAGGAGCGCTGCCGGCAGGAGGTGCAGGAGCTCCTGAGGGACCGTGAGCCTAAAGAGATTGAATG GGACGACCTGACCCAGTTGCCCTTCATAACCATGTGCATCAAGGAGAGTCTGCGCTTGCACCCCCCGGTGACGGTCATCTCCCGCCGCTGTACCGAGGACATTAAGCTCCCTGATGGCCGTGTCATCCCCAAAG GGAACACCTGTGTCATCAGCATCTTTGGGGTTCATCACAACCCGTCTGTCTGGCCAAACCCTGAG GTGTACAACCCCTTCCGCTTTGACCCAGAAATCTCCCAGAAGAGATCACCTCTggcttttattcctttctcagcGGGGCCCAG GAACTGCATCGGGCAGACCTTCGCCATGACCGAGATGAAGGTGGTCCTGGCACTCACCCTGCTGCGCTTCCGCGTCCTGCCAGATGAGGCGGAGCCGCGCAGGAAGCCGGAGCTCATCCTTAGAACCGAGGACGGACTTTGGCTGCGGGTGGAGCCGCTGAGCACCGGCCCTCAGTGA